The genomic window TAATCAGCACATTATTTTCTTTGGCAATTTGCACCAATTCGGCATCACGTGAGCCAACATCGGCGATTAACGTGCCATCAGGGCGCACGCCATACCAAAACGGGCTGACCTCATCGAGAATATCTTTGTTGGCTTCAAAGGTTGCACGAGCAGCCTCGGCATCAAACGATGTTGGTAGCCAAGCAGCGACATAGCGGCCTGTTTTGGGGTGGACTCCGCGCACATCATTGGCGCTAGCAGGCAACTCTGAGCCACCTTGACCATCGGCTACCGTGTTAGGCAGCGGCTGCAAGGTTGGCGCAACAAAGGTAGGGACGGGCAGAGCGGTTGAAGTTGCTCGGGGCAATAGAGCTTGGGCGGCGGCATCGGCGGCGCGACTGTGCTTGATCCGTAAATCAATAAACTGCCAGAGAAACACGATCCAGACCAAAATCCCAATTGCAAGAACCCCACGGAAGAGATGACGAAACATAACAATTCACTCGATCAGCAAAAAATCCACAAAAAAGACCACTCAAAGTATAACCGATTAAACAAGGCTTTCCAAGAAAGCCTAGATTAAAGGATGAAGTATAAGGGATGAAGGATGAAGCAAAGGTTTTAACGCAGAGGATTCAGAGGTCAGGATTCAGGGGTTAGGATTGAGCAGCGCTGAGCCAATTAGTCCATTAGGGATGGCAAAAGCATCATTCGGGGCAAAAAACAACCTAGCACTCTTCAGGTGCTTTGCGGTTTTAGCCCTTCGTGTCTTTCGTAAATCAATATTCTGATCCCTGATGCCTAACCACTGACCCCTAATCCTATTCTCTGTTCTTGATCGGCGTTTGCGTGAGGGTGATAGCCTCGTTTATAATGAAGGGCAGTTTTGAAGACGAGGCATATCCTTGATAGCTTTTTGGACAACCTATGGCTTCTACTTATGGATCGGCAGCGGCCTACTGATTATCGGCTTGCTGATCTGGATCGGGCGTTTAAGCAAACGGCTGAGCGTCATCGATCAACGCTACACAGCCCTCACTAAAGGTGTTGATGCTGAACATCTTGAAGATATTTGGCTTCAGCGCTCGCTGCAAGTTGCTCATCACGATGATCAAATAACCGCCCTCGAACGTGAAGTTCGGCGTTTGGGCCGCAGCAGCCTGCATCATGTTGGGTTAGTGCGCTTTAATCCCTTTGGCGATGTTGGCGGCGATCAAAGTTATGCTTTGGCGCTGCTTGATGGCGAACAAAGTGGGGTTGTCCTGAGCAGTATCTACAGTCGTTCAGGGGTGCGTACCTACGCCAAGGCTGTGCAACGCGGCCAATCAACCCATACGCTTTCCGAAGAAGAAGTTGCATCAATTGCGCAAGCCCTTGGTCAATTTACCTCGGTGGAATCAGCAGCTCAACCCGCTACAACAGGAGGCAATTCATGAGCTTATTCGGTAACAAAAAAGTGGTACAACCAATCGCCCAATCGCCAACCGGCAAGCCCGAAACCGTGATTGGAGCCAATACCACCTTTGTTGGAACCCTCAAATCCGACGGGAATGTTCGGGTTGATGGCTCTGTTGAGGGCGAGATCGAGGTGCTTGGCAATTTGATTGTTGGTTCAACTGGGCGGGTTATCGCTACGCTCAAGGCTCAAAATATTCACGTCTCGGGCGCAGTCAAAGGCGAAATTATCGCGACTGAGCAACTGGAAATCTCGCCTTCGGGCAAGGTTTGGGGCGATATTACTGCCGCTTCGTTACATATCGAGCCAGGTGGCTTGTTCCGTGGCCAAAGCAGCATGACTTCAAATATCGACGAGCCATTGTTGCTCGATGCTCCACGCTCACGCTTAAACGAAGAGCCAAGCGGGGTTTAATTCCTCAATGCTGATTGTTAGCAATTTGTCATCGATCAAGGCAGTTTTTTGCCCAAGCGGTGTGCTAGGCTAACACGACTATCTAAACCTGAGGATGATGTTATGGCTCGTTGGCGCTGGCCACAATGGCGTAAACCACAAATTCCGCAACCAACGCAATTGCGCAGCGGGGCGACGTTGGCCGTAACTTGGGGCTTGGCCGCCTTTGCCCTGTATTTGATGGTGCTATTTGGCAGTTTGGTGGTTCAAGGCTATACCATGGAGCAACAAGCTCAAGCCTTAGAGGCTGAAAATGCTCGTTTGGCCGCCGAAAGCCAAGCCCTGCGTGACCGCGCTGCCTATGTGCGCTCCGATGCAGCGATCGAATTGGCCGCCCGTGATATGCTCGATATGGCCAAGCCAGGCGATGTGGTGTTGCATGTGAGTGTCGTTACGCCAACCTTGACCGTTTCGCCAACCATTGCCTTAGAAGCTCCCGCCGCCGATCCAGTGGCCTTGCCGCCTGTGGACTCAACGCCCAATTGGCGGCGTTGGCTGGAAGTGCTATTTGATTCTTAATTTTGGATGAAGGATCGAGCGATTGGGTGACCAATCGCTTTTTTTGTATGAATTGTTCTGTCATTATTTTAAATTGGAATGGCCGCGCACTGCTCGCTGATTGCCTCAATGCCTTATTGCCCCAATGCGATGCTTCAATCGAAGTGTTGGTGGTGGATAATGGCTCACATGATGGCTCGGCAGCGTGGCTGCATCAACATTATCCTCAAGTGCGCTTGCTGGCGCTCACCAACAATCGCGGGTTTAGCGGTGGGGTTAATGTTGGCTTGCATGTGGCGCGTGGCGATGTGCTGTTGTTGTTGAATAATGATGCAATCGTTGAGCCAAATTTTATCTCGGCCATTCTCGCGCCGTTTCAGCACCAACCAACGCTTGCTGCTAGCGCTGGTCTGCTGACCTTCGCTCATCGACCCGAAATCATTGCCTCAGCCGGAATCCAGCTCTATCACGATGGCGTGGCGACTGATGCTGGGTTGTTGCAGCCAGTTGCTCAATTAGCCAGCCAACCCAGCCCAATTTGGGGTGGCAGCGGCGGAGCAGTGGCCTATCGACGCGCCGCTTTAGCCGATGTCGGCATATTTGATGAAGGCTATTTTGCCTATTTGGAAGATGTCGATTTGGCCTGGCGGTTGCAGTTGCGTGAATGGCAAACCGTGCTAGCCCCACAGGCCGTCGCTCGGCATATCTACTCGGCAACTGGCGGCGAAGGCTCGCCCTTCAAAGCTTGGCTGATTGCGCGTAATCGCTGGCGGGTAATTTTGCGTTGCTGGCCAACGCCGTTGTTGGCCCGTGATCTCCCATTAATGCTAGCTTACGATGGTTTAGCCTGTGCTCAAGCCATCCTGCGCCGCCGCTGGACGACGGTCAGTGGGCGCTTGCATGCCTTGCGTCAACTA from Chloroflexota bacterium includes these protein-coding regions:
- a CDS encoding DUF4446 family protein, which translates into the protein MIAFWTTYGFYLWIGSGLLIIGLLIWIGRLSKRLSVIDQRYTALTKGVDAEHLEDIWLQRSLQVAHHDDQITALEREVRRLGRSSLHHVGLVRFNPFGDVGGDQSYALALLDGEQSGVVLSSIYSRSGVRTYAKAVQRGQSTHTLSEEEVASIAQALGQFTSVESAAQPATTGGNS
- a CDS encoding polymer-forming cytoskeletal protein codes for the protein MSLFGNKKVVQPIAQSPTGKPETVIGANTTFVGTLKSDGNVRVDGSVEGEIEVLGNLIVGSTGRVIATLKAQNIHVSGAVKGEIIATEQLEISPSGKVWGDITAASLHIEPGGLFRGQSSMTSNIDEPLLLDAPRSRLNEEPSGV
- a CDS encoding septum formation initiator family protein; amino-acid sequence: MARWRWPQWRKPQIPQPTQLRSGATLAVTWGLAAFALYLMVLFGSLVVQGYTMEQQAQALEAENARLAAESQALRDRAAYVRSDAAIELAARDMLDMAKPGDVVLHVSVVTPTLTVSPTIALEAPAADPVALPPVDSTPNWRRWLEVLFDS
- a CDS encoding glycosyltransferase family 2 protein, yielding MNCSVIILNWNGRALLADCLNALLPQCDASIEVLVVDNGSHDGSAAWLHQHYPQVRLLALTNNRGFSGGVNVGLHVARGDVLLLLNNDAIVEPNFISAILAPFQHQPTLAASAGLLTFAHRPEIIASAGIQLYHDGVATDAGLLQPVAQLASQPSPIWGGSGGAVAYRRAALADVGIFDEGYFAYLEDVDLAWRLQLREWQTVLAPQAVARHIYSATGGEGSPFKAWLIARNRWRVILRCWPTPLLARDLPLMLAYDGLACAQAILRRRWTTVSGRLHALRQLPQLRQQRHAIQTRRTAPIAELDRWIKPARSPLAIWRETKALGQLIAQR